Below is a window of Saccharomonospora viridis DSM 43017 DNA.
AGCAGCAGGGACAACGCCCCGAAGACCTCTTCGACCTCGACGTGCCGGTTGGTGCGGGAGACGGGGATGAGCGCGCCGTCCGTGAGGGGGACTCTGGGTTCGTCGCCGTTGTGCCGGGGCGCTTCGAGCTCGACGAATTTCTCGCCGAGCAGGCTGGACTGGCGGACGTTGGCCACGGTGTCGGCGGGCAGGTCGACGTCCCCGTTGACGAGCAGGACGACTTCGGCCTGCCAGTCGTCGGTGTCGGCGAGTTCGATGGATTCCACCCTGCCGACGGCGACGTCGTTGACCTTCACCGCCGCGTTCGGCACGAGGTCGAGTACGTCGTCGAAGTGCGCCGTGACCCGATAGGGATGATCGCCGAGGTCGGCGCCGCCGGGCAGGGGGAGGTCGTGGAGGCCGCCGAACTCCGCGGCACAGCCGGCGGACGTCAGCAGGCACGCCGCCGCGGTTCCGGCCGCGATGATGCGGGCGAGTCGTTTCACCGGCCACCTCCCGAGGCGGAGACCAAAGGCAGGTATTCCAGCGGGGTGATGCGCCCTTGGAGGGTGCCGCTGTCCGGGTCGTAGACGTTGTAGGCGTTCTCGGCGGCGATGGGGGCGACGTCGAGTGCCTCGGCCAGCGAGGCGCGTCGGTCCACCACCAGTCGGGTGAGTTCGGCGAGTTTGTCCACGTTGGATTTCAAAGCCGCTCGGTTGTCGGCGACGAAGGACTGGACGTCGGCCAGCGCGTCGCCGAGGGTGGCCAAGGCGGCGGACAGCTCCTCGCGGTCGGCGGCGAGGGTGTCGGACACCCTGGCGAGCTGTTCGGTGGCTTCGCGCACCTGCTTGTCGTTGCCCGCGAGCATCGTGGTGAACGTCGACAGCGAGTCGATGGTGGCGAACAGGTCGTCGTCGGAGTCCGCGAGCGTGCGGGCCAGGTCGCCGAAGTTGCGCACGCTTTCGGAGAAGGACGCGCCGGTGCCGTCGAGCACGTCGGCGCCGGCGTCGAGCAGGTCGGACAAGGCACCGTCGGCGTTGGCGCCCTCGGGGCCGAGTGCGGTGGCGAGGTCGTCGAGGCTGCGGTACAGCTCGTCGAGCTCCACGGGGACGGCGGTGCGATCGGACGGGATCACGGCGCCGTCCGCAAGCCGCGGGCCACCGTGGGCGAGGTCGGACAGTTGCACGTACCGGTCGGCGACCACGCTCGGCGACACGATCAGCGCGCGGGTGTCCGCGGCCACGGGGGCGTCGCGGTCCACGGTCATGGTCACGCGCACCCGGGTGCTTTCGGGAATCACCGATTCGACTTCGCCGACGCTGACGCCGAGCACCTTCACATCCGAACCCGGGTACACGCCGACGGCGCGGCTGAAGTAGGCCGTCACCGTTTTGTCGCCGTGATCGGCGAACACCCACCACAGGGCGCCCGCCGTGGCCACGGCGAGCACGGTCAGTACCGTGGCCAGCCGGGTCAACCTCCACCGGAACCGGGTCGTCATCGATGTCACCTCCGTTCCGGGGCCTTGCAGGGATGACGGTTGTCGGCGACCAACCCGCACACGTACACGTCGAGCCAACGACCGCTGCCCACGGCGTTGTTGACGACCCGGAAGTACGGTCCGGCGAGTTCGAGCGTGCGGTCGAGTTCGTCGCGGTGCTGCTGCAGGATGTCCGTCACCGCGTCGAGTTCGGCGAGCGTGGGCGCAAGTTGTTCGGTGTTGTCGGCGACCAGTCCGGAGATCTGTTCGGCGAGGTCCTGGGCCCCGGCGAGCAGGTCGTGGATGGCCTCGCGCCGATGGTCGAGCTCGGTGAGCAGCAGGTTGCCGTCCTCGATGAGACGGTCGAATTCGTCGCTCGAGTCGGCGAGGGTGTCGGCGATGGTGTGCGCGTTGGCGAGGAGGTCGGCGAGTTCCTCGTCGCGGGAGGCGATGGTCCGTGACAGCGAGGTCAGTCCGTTCAGGGCGCTGCGCACGTGTTCCTCCGCACCGTCGAAGGTCTGTCCGAGGGTGCGGAAGCTTCGGGCCAGTTGTTCGGTGTCGATGGAACCCGCCGTGGTGGCGAGTTGTTCGAAGGCGGTGGTGACGTCGTACGGCGTGGTGGTGCGGCCGAGTGGGATGGGGTCGTCCGGGTCCAGCACCGCGTCGCCCATCGGGTGGAGGGCCAGGTACTTCTGCCCCAGCAAGGTCTTGATCTTGATCTCGGCCGACGTCCTGTTCCCGATCCACGCGTCGGAGACGCGGAACGACACGAGGACCCGATCCTCGGCGAGTTCCACGTCGGTGACCTCTCCGACCTTGATGCCGGCCACCCGCACCTCGTTGGTGGGGGCGAGCCCGGCCGCCTCGGCGAACTCGGCCTGGTAGGTGGTGCCACCGCCGATGAGGGGCAGGTTCTCGTAGTTCACCGTCGCCACGAGCACGCCGGCGAGCAGAGCGGTGCCCACCGCGCCGAGCACGAGGGGATTGCGTTCCTGAAAGGACTTCATCGGGTGCACCTCGCCGGGAGGGGACCGTCGTTGATGTTCGTCGGCGGATCGGTCAGCAGGATTCCGTCACACAGGTAGACGTTCAGAAACGACCCGTACGAGGCCGCGCGGCCCAGTTCGGTGAACTTCTTCGGGGTCGTGACGAGGAACCGCTCCAGGTCGTCGGAGCCGGACACGAGGTTCGTCGAGACGTCCCGTAAGCCGGCGATGCTGTCCCGCAACGGTTCGCGGGCGTGCTCGAACAGGCCGGCCGTGGCCGTGGTGAGGGCGGCCATGCCCTCGATCGACTCGCCGATGGCCTCGCGATCCTCGGCCAGTCCCGAGACCAGTTCCTGCAACGTCGAGACGAGGCCCGACAGCGCGTCGCCCTCGTTGTTGATGGTCTCGAGTACGGAGTTCAGGTTCGTGATGACCTCGCCGATCACCCGGTCGCGGTCGGCGAGTGTCTCGGTGAGCGACCCCGTGTGGCGCAACAGACTCTCCACCGTGCCGCTCTCCCCCTGCAACACCTGGATGATCTCGCCCGACAGCTGGTTGACCTCCTCGGGGTCCAATGCGGAAAACAGGGGTCGGAAGCCGTGGAACAGCTCGGTCAGGTCCAGGGCGGGCCGGGTGCGTTCCAGTGGGATCTCCGCGCCCGGCCGGAGCCGCTCGGAGCTCGGTGGGTCGCCGCGTTCCAAGGCGATGTAGCGCTGGCCGAGCATGTTGCGGTAGCGGATGGTGGCGGTGACGTCGGCGGGGAGCGGTCGGGTCGCGTCCACCGAGAAACGCACCCGGGCGATGTGCCGGTCGATGATCTCCAGTCCGTCCACCTGCCCCACACGCACGCCCGCGATGCGCACGTCGTCACCTACGTTGAGCGAGGTGACGTCGGTGAACCTGGCGCTGTAGCCGACGCGTTGCCCCACTCCGACGTTCGAGATGGACACGGCCAGCAACACCGTCGCCACGGTGGTGACGAGCACGAACGCCAGCCCTTTGAGCAGCGGCCCGACGAGTCCTCTCATCGCAGGGTCACCTCCGCACCCCGGTAGATCGGTCCGACGAGGACACTGCTCCAATCGGGGACCTCCTCGGCGGTGACCTCCAGGTCCCCGGCGAGCAGTGTGGACAGCAACTGTCGTTCCTGCGGGGAGTTGGGCAGCCCGAGGTCCGTTCCGGTCCCCGGGACGGTCGGGGACGCCGTGTCCCGCGCGGGTGGGGGTGGCGTGTCGTCCCGTGGTGTGATGCCGCTGGGATAGCAGCGAGGTCCGGTGTCGGCATGGGGACGCGGGTCGTCCCGGCCGGGCACGTACTTGCCACGCGGGGAGGTGGTGACGGTCCCCTGCATGCGCAGGGCGGGGACGTCGGTGCCTTCCCCGAGTACCGCGTCCATGGCGGGTTTGAGTTCGTCGAGGGCCTTGAGGGTGCACGCGAAGCCCGGGGAGTAGCGTGCGGCGGCTTCCAGCGGCGCCCGGCTTTCGGCCGACACCCGGATGAGGTTGTCGGCGTTGGCTCGCAGGAATCCGGTGAGGTCGGTGGCGGTGACGGTCACGTGCGCGTACAGGCCTCGCAACTGGGTGCCGCGATCCTGCACGGTGCCCAGCGTGACGCTCGCGTCGGTCAGCGCGTCGAGGATGTCGGGGGAGATGTCGCCGTACAGCTGAGCCACCTCGCCGAGGTCGCGAATGTTCTCGTGGAGCCTGGGCAGGTGGGGGTTGAACTCCTCGAGGTAGTTCGCCGCGGCCACGAGGGTGTCGCCGATCTGTTCCCCCCGGCCCTCCAGGGCCGTGGCCACCGCGCTCAGGGTGCTGGCGAGCTTCTGCGGTTGCACGGAGGTGAGTACGGGCAGCAGCTCGTCGAACACCCGCTCCAGTTCGATGGCGTTGCGCGACCGGTCCTGGGTGATGACGTCACCGTCGGACAGCGGGGCCGCGGTGGAGTCGTCGGGGATGGACAGTTGCACGTAGCGTTCGCCGAACAGCGTCTTGGGGACGAGCAGGGCCGTCACGTCCTTCGGCAGTCGCGACACGGCGTCCGGTTCGAGGGCGAGGTCGATCTCCGCGCCGCCGGGCACCGCCCTGATCGCGCGGACCTCACCGACCAGCACGCCTCTGGCTTTGACGTCGGAGTTCTGTCGCAACTGGTTGCCCACGTGGTCGGTGCGCAACGTGACCGACACCGATTCGGTGAACTCCTTGTTGTAGACGCGGACGGACAGGTCCACCAGCAACACGAGGACGAGGCAGAAGGCCACGCCCGCGAGGCGGACCCCGAGTTTGCGCAGTCGTGTGTTCCTCATCCGGCCACCCGTACGGTTGTCGTGGCGCCCCAGATGGCGAGGCTGGCGAAGAAGTCGAGCAGGGCCACGGCGACGATGGCGGTGCGTACCGCGCGTCCCACGGCCACGCCGACGCCCGCGGGGCCGCCGCTGGCGCGGAAGCCGTAGTAGCAGTGCGTCATGACCACCACGACGCTGAACAACAGCACCTTGCCGAAGGACCAGAGCACGTCCTCCGGTGGGAGGAACAGTTCGAAGTAGTGGTCGTAGGTGCCTTCGGACTGGCCGTAGAACCACACGGTGATCTGCCGTGAGGCGACGTAGGAGGTGAGCAGTCCTATGGCGTACAGCGGGATGATCGCGCAGAAACCCGCGATGACGCGGGTGGTGACGAGGTAGGGCACACTCGGTACGCCCATGACCTCCAAGGCGTCGATCTCCTCGGAGATCCGCATGGACCCGAGTTGGGCGGTGAACCCGCAGCCGACCGTGGCCGACAGCGCCAGTCCCGCCACCAACGGCGCGATCTCCCGGGTGTTGAAGTACGCGGAGATGAACCCGGCGAAGGCGGCCGTGCCCACCTGGTCCAGCGCCGTGTAGCCCTGCAGCCCCACGACGATCCCGGTGAACATGGTCATACCGACCATCACGCCGATCGTGCCGCCGATCACGGCGAGCGCGCCGCTGCCGAAGCTCACCTCGGCGAGCAGTCGCACGATCTCGCGCGGATACCGTCTCAACGCGCGGGGGATCCAGGCCAGCGCGCGCAGGCTGAACAGGACCGACTCGCCGAGTGTGTCCAAAAACGATAGTCGCCGGTCGAGGGTGTGGGCGACACGTTGCCGGACGGGGGTCGTGGTCACGGCCTCACATTCCCTTCGGCGGCACGAGTTGCAGGTACACGGTCGTCAGCACGAAGTTGATGAGGAACAGCAGCAGGAACGTGAGGACGACCGATTGGTTCACGGCGTCGCCGACGCCTTTCGGCCCGGCGGACGGGTTCAGACCGCGGTGGGCGGCGACGACGCCGGCGACGAACCCGAAGACCAGCGCTTTGATCTCACCGATCCACAGGTCGGGGAGTTGGGCGAGCGCGGAGAAGCTGGCGAGGTAGGCGCCGGGGGTGCCGTCCTGCATGATCACGTTGAAGAAGTAGCCGCCGCACACGCCGACGACGCTGACCATGCCGTTGAGGAACACGGCGACCGCCATCGCGGCCAACACGCGGGGGACGACGAGGCGTTGGATGGGGGAGACACCGAGGACCTTCAGGGCGTCGATCTCCTCGCGGATGGTGCGTGAGCCCAGGTCGGCGCACATCGCCGAACCGCCCGCGCCCGCGATGAGCAAAGCGGTGACGATGGGGCTGGCCTGTTGGATGATGGCCAGCACGCTCGCGGCCCCGGTGAACGACTGCGCCCCGATCTGGGTCGTCAGCGATCCGACGTGCAGTGCGATCACACCGCCGAACGGGATGGCCACCAGTGCGGTGGGCAGGATCGACACGCTCGCGATGAACCAGAACTGCTGCACGAACTCGCGGAATTGGAACGGCCTGCGGGGAATGCACCGCAGTACCTCGAGGGCGAGTGCGTACAGTTTACCGGCCTGGCGTATCGCGGCGGCTCCGAGAAACGAGCGCCCGTGTCCGCGGTCGACGTCGATGGCCACTCGCGATCTCCTTCGGTCGGTGAAAACCGAATTCCGTTTTCCTGTGAAACTGTTGTTTTGCCTGTCGGTATGTCTCCGTTGTGTGTTCGCTGACAATAACGCTGCCCGGCTCCCGAGGTTACGGCCGATTTTTAGTGTTCTTGTGACAAATTTCCGGTCGATGTTCGTACTGTTGTGAGTGTCCCGTATCCGTGCAGCTGGTTGCGCTGTTGATCTGCTCGCCGGAACAAAATTCCCGAAGGAATTGATCGGATCATGACAATCGTTGCGCCGAACGAGCGAGTAAATCTTTCGGAAGTGTCGACATTTCTTGTTCATCGCTCGACGAACGACTAACGTACCGGCTGGTAGGTTTGCTTCCGCCTACCGGCAAGCATCGTCGGCCGATGTTCACCGCGGAATTGAGAACCACAGTCCTCCGCGTCGCTTGCTTTCGATCGTTCCCTGCTCCCGTTCGGAAAGGAATCGCTATGCGTAGGCGTGTTTCGGGCATCGTCGCCACCAGTGCCGCGGCAGCGCTCGCCCTCGGCTTCACCGCGATGTCGGCATCAGCCGAGCAGCAGGAGTGGATCGTCGACCCCGGTGGTGTGTACGAGGCCACCGCCGGTACCACAGTGCTGACCAACACCGCCAACGGTGTACAGCTCACCTGCACCGGGTCCGACGCGAACGGAGTTCTGGAAAGCAGCGCCAGCGGGACTCCTGCACAGCTTGGGACCATCGAGAACATCACCTTCGACGACTGCTCGGGCCCGCTCGGTCTGAGCTTCGGCGTCGTTCCCGGTGGGAACGAGGCCTGGACCATCAACGGTGAGTCCTATGCGGACGGTGTCACCACCGGCTACATCGGTGGGGTCGTGGCCACCCTCACCGGCATCGGCTGCGAGGCCACCGTCGAGGGAGAGGCGCCGGGCACCTACGACAACGCCACCAACACGTTGGCCCCGGCGCCGCGCACCGGGTCGGGTCACGAATTGGTGGTCACGTCCGTCGACCCGAGTGCCAACTGCTTCGGCCTGATCAGCGAGGGCGACGTCGTGACGTTCGAGGCGGAGTACTCCGTGTCCCCGGCCCAGCAGGTCAGCCTGCAGTGACTCGGTGGCCCTCCCGGGCCTTCACGGAGTGAGTGAGCTGTCCGGCCCGGCTGTGTTGCCGCCTGGCCGGACAGCTCCTCTCGGTGGGCGGGCAGCCCCGTCCTCGGGACCGCCGGCGACGCCGACGGAGTCGACCCACGAGCGGAAGAGAGAGTATGAAACCGACCCGATTCGCCCGTCCCCGCAGAGCAGTTCCGACCGCCGTGCTGGGAGCGGCGGTGTTGGCGGGCGTATTCGGTGTCCCCAGCGCCTCCGGCGGACAACCCGCGCCGGACGGTGAGCGACTCGGACACGAGAGCCCGGAACTGGTCTACCTCTGCGACACGGGAACCGAACGGTACGAAGCGAAGGTGTCGATCGGATTGTCGCTGCCCGCGACCTCATCCGCCGGTACGTCGGTCGAACCGACCGATGTGGCGGTCCGGTTGGCGTTGAGCGAGTCGGCCGTCGCCGCACTCATCGAACGCGGAGCGACGTCGGTGACCGGCAGCGCGCGATTCCACGCCGAGGTCACGACCAGCGCGCAGGACGACGCCGTGCCGCGTGTTCTCGCGTTCCCCGAGGCGGACATCACCTCCACGTCACTGCCGGACAGCGGTGAGCTGCGCGTGACCGCCGCCGGTGTCGGTCCCGAGATCACCCCTGAGGCGCCCGGCGAACTGACCCTCTCGGCGGGTCGGCTCAATCTCATCCTCGGTTGGGAGCCCGAGCCCTCCGTGCCGGAGGACGGCTCCGATGCCGACCCGGAGAGCGCCGACGATCCCGAGGTCCCTGACGACGGCGCCGAAACGGACGTGCCCGCCATGGCCTTCGACTGCGCGCCGAAACCGGGCCAGGACACGACGATCGGGGGCTTCACCGTCCACGGTGCTCCGCCGGGGGAATCGGAGGACGGGCGGTCGGCGCCGACACCCGGCGGGGAATCGTCGTCCCCCGGCGATTGGACCACGTCGAAGGGGGAGCTCGCCCAGGGGGAGATCCCCGACGAATGCGAGCAGATCAGGGATGAGGGCGTGGCTTGGTGCGCCTATATCGGCGGGTACAGCAATATCGACAGCTTGGACGCCGCCAGCCGGATCGAGCCGGGGATCATGAATCTGTCGGTGGGATCGGCGATGCTCTGCGAGGACCGCCCGGGGTTCTGCCAGAAGACGATCGGCGAGCTCAACTATCAGGGGAAGAACCAGTTCCCGCCGAGTAGGAACCATTTCCATGCTTTTGGCTTCATGCCGAACTCGGCGATGGTCGAATTGAGCCAACTCGGGCCGATGGAGATCGAGATCTTCTTCCTGCCGACACCGCCGTACGACGGCCTCGTGACCGCCAACGTGGACATGTCCATCCGGATCTACGACGTCGAGGTGAACGGCACGCCCCTGGAGGTCGGCGACAGCTGCCGTACCGCGGAGCCGATGCGGGTCGTGTTGACCGCGACCTATCCCAGCTACGACGTCGACTCCGGTGGTGTCCTCGACGGCTTCACCGATATCCCACCGTTTTCCGGATGTGGGAAGAACGGGGAACTCGACGCACTCATGACAGGGCTGATCTCGGGTGAGGAATATTACGTGAAAATGACCCAGGGAGCGATTTGCGAACTCCGCAACGGAAACGGTTGTCCGCCTCCCGTCCCCGTTCTGCAGCAATAGTTTTTGGTCTGGAAAGCACTGATCACAAAGGAGTGTTGGCGATGAGACCGAGAAGAACCGGCGGTTCCGCGCGACGACCGGGCCCCAGACGCGGAGCGCTCGTCGGCGGGGTACTGGCCGCCGCCGCGTTGGTCACGGCGACGATCACGAGCCCGGCCACGGCCGCCGAGGCCGACGTCGCCGGTGGCGTCGAATCCACACTGGCCGGACACTGGGCCCCCTTCGACCGTTGTCCGGTGGACGCTCCGGAGATGCTGGCCGCCGACGGGGCCGAGCTGGCCGCCCTGTGCCTGGCGTCGTCGTCGGCGTCCGGGACGATGACGATCGGGAAGAAGACCGTCCCCACCGCGGGTACCGATCTGCAGATCGGACTTCTCGGCGACGGCAACGACTACACCTCCGTGTCCCCCGAGGGTGCGGGCATCCGGGCCGAACCCGTGGTCGTGCCCGGGGGACTGCTCAACCTCATGTGCCCCAGCGACATCCCCGTGCTCACCACGCTGTGCGAGAAGGCCGCCGACAGCAGGCTCAACCGCGTGGTGGCCACCGTGGAACCGGCGGGCACGCCCACGGACTTCAGTCTCACCGCCGGCCTCTCCGTGGGGCAGCCGATCATCACCTTGCCGGTGAAGATCCGGCTCGACAACATCCTGCTGGGCGGTAACTGCTACATCGGCTCCGACGAGGACCCGATCCTGTTGCGGCCCCGCAACACCGCCCAACCCACGTTGGAGCTCGTGCGCTACGCCCCCGACGGCACCGACCAGGTCGACGGCGTGATGAGCAACATCGTCCTGTCCGGGGCCGACCAGGCCGATGACTCGTTCTCCGTGCCCAAGGCGAACGGCTGCGGACTCTTCGGCGCGCTCGACTGGGCCGTCAACGCACAGCTCGGCCTGCCCTCACCCGAGGGGGCCAACAGCCT
It encodes the following:
- a CDS encoding MCE family protein, translating into MRGLVGPLLKGLAFVLVTTVATVLLAVSISNVGVGQRVGYSARFTDVTSLNVGDDVRIAGVRVGQVDGLEIIDRHIARVRFSVDATRPLPADVTATIRYRNMLGQRYIALERGDPPSSERLRPGAEIPLERTRPALDLTELFHGFRPLFSALDPEEVNQLSGEIIQVLQGESGTVESLLRHTGSLTETLADRDRVIGEVITNLNSVLETINNEGDALSGLVSTLQELVSGLAEDREAIGESIEGMAALTTATAGLFEHAREPLRDSIAGLRDVSTNLVSGSDDLERFLVTTPKKFTELGRAASYGSFLNVYLCDGILLTDPPTNINDGPLPARCTR
- a CDS encoding DUF6801 domain-containing protein — translated: MKPTRFARPRRAVPTAVLGAAVLAGVFGVPSASGGQPAPDGERLGHESPELVYLCDTGTERYEAKVSIGLSLPATSSAGTSVEPTDVAVRLALSESAVAALIERGATSVTGSARFHAEVTTSAQDDAVPRVLAFPEADITSTSLPDSGELRVTAAGVGPEITPEAPGELTLSAGRLNLILGWEPEPSVPEDGSDADPESADDPEVPDDGAETDVPAMAFDCAPKPGQDTTIGGFTVHGAPPGESEDGRSAPTPGGESSSPGDWTTSKGELAQGEIPDECEQIRDEGVAWCAYIGGYSNIDSLDAASRIEPGIMNLSVGSAMLCEDRPGFCQKTIGELNYQGKNQFPPSRNHFHAFGFMPNSAMVELSQLGPMEIEIFFLPTPPYDGLVTANVDMSIRIYDVEVNGTPLEVGDSCRTAEPMRVVLTATYPSYDVDSGGVLDGFTDIPPFSGCGKNGELDALMTGLISGEEYYVKMTQGAICELRNGNGCPPPVPVLQQ
- a CDS encoding MCE family protein; protein product: MRNTRLRKLGVRLAGVAFCLVLVLLVDLSVRVYNKEFTESVSVTLRTDHVGNQLRQNSDVKARGVLVGEVRAIRAVPGGAEIDLALEPDAVSRLPKDVTALLVPKTLFGERYVQLSIPDDSTAAPLSDGDVITQDRSRNAIELERVFDELLPVLTSVQPQKLASTLSAVATALEGRGEQIGDTLVAAANYLEEFNPHLPRLHENIRDLGEVAQLYGDISPDILDALTDASVTLGTVQDRGTQLRGLYAHVTVTATDLTGFLRANADNLIRVSAESRAPLEAAARYSPGFACTLKALDELKPAMDAVLGEGTDVPALRMQGTVTTSPRGKYVPGRDDPRPHADTGPRCYPSGITPRDDTPPPPARDTASPTVPGTGTDLGLPNSPQERQLLSTLLAGDLEVTAEEVPDWSSVLVGPIYRGAEVTLR
- a CDS encoding MCE family protein, giving the protein MKSFQERNPLVLGAVGTALLAGVLVATVNYENLPLIGGGTTYQAEFAEAAGLAPTNEVRVAGIKVGEVTDVELAEDRVLVSFRVSDAWIGNRTSAEIKIKTLLGQKYLALHPMGDAVLDPDDPIPLGRTTTPYDVTTAFEQLATTAGSIDTEQLARSFRTLGQTFDGAEEHVRSALNGLTSLSRTIASRDEELADLLANAHTIADTLADSSDEFDRLIEDGNLLLTELDHRREAIHDLLAGAQDLAEQISGLVADNTEQLAPTLAELDAVTDILQQHRDELDRTLELAGPYFRVVNNAVGSGRWLDVYVCGLVADNRHPCKAPERR
- a CDS encoding MCE family protein, whose amino-acid sequence is MTTRFRWRLTRLATVLTVLAVATAGALWWVFADHGDKTVTAYFSRAVGVYPGSDVKVLGVSVGEVESVIPESTRVRVTMTVDRDAPVAADTRALIVSPSVVADRYVQLSDLAHGGPRLADGAVIPSDRTAVPVELDELYRSLDDLATALGPEGANADGALSDLLDAGADVLDGTGASFSESVRNFGDLARTLADSDDDLFATIDSLSTFTTMLAGNDKQVREATEQLARVSDTLAADREELSAALATLGDALADVQSFVADNRAALKSNVDKLAELTRLVVDRRASLAEALDVAPIAAENAYNVYDPDSGTLQGRITPLEYLPLVSASGGGR
- a CDS encoding MlaE family ABC transporter permease, whose product is MAIDVDRGHGRSFLGAAAIRQAGKLYALALEVLRCIPRRPFQFREFVQQFWFIASVSILPTALVAIPFGGVIALHVGSLTTQIGAQSFTGAASVLAIIQQASPIVTALLIAGAGGSAMCADLGSRTIREEIDALKVLGVSPIQRLVVPRVLAAMAVAVFLNGMVSVVGVCGGYFFNVIMQDGTPGAYLASFSALAQLPDLWIGEIKALVFGFVAGVVAAHRGLNPSAGPKGVGDAVNQSVVLTFLLLFLINFVLTTVYLQLVPPKGM
- a CDS encoding MlaE family ABC transporter permease is translated as MTTTPVRQRVAHTLDRRLSFLDTLGESVLFSLRALAWIPRALRRYPREIVRLLAEVSFGSGALAVIGGTIGVMVGMTMFTGIVVGLQGYTALDQVGTAAFAGFISAYFNTREIAPLVAGLALSATVGCGFTAQLGSMRISEEIDALEVMGVPSVPYLVTTRVIAGFCAIIPLYAIGLLTSYVASRQITVWFYGQSEGTYDHYFELFLPPEDVLWSFGKVLLFSVVVVMTHCYYGFRASGGPAGVGVAVGRAVRTAIVAVALLDFFASLAIWGATTTVRVAG